The proteins below come from a single Acidovorax sp. NCPPB 4044 genomic window:
- a CDS encoding DUF1800 domain-containing protein → MSPSTPTVLPGDAPSPPSESAPPAATATGGAHAAGTAAALAAALLAACGGGGGDAAPAATPGTGGGSGTGTGAGTGTGGGTDTAPITEEEAARFLLQAQFSATDEEIAAVRARGHAAWLAEQFAQPVGTTGTEWLARRGYGVANADSRFHNASYPADHMLWSQLFTERDAVRKRVALALSEILVVSTNGLDQPWPAFLAAGYWDVLNQHALGNFRALLEAVTLNPAMGVYLNTRGNQKEDARTGRQPDENYAREVMQLFTLGLYRLNADGTEQRDGSGNRTETYGPSDVSNLARVFTGYDYDRSQNQSFTVGTSTVPGPQQARLPMVLTASRHSALAATFLGTTIAAGTAGDAALKTALDTLFNHPNVGPFIGRQLIQRLVTSNPSPAYVGRVAAAFADNGSGVRGDLRAVVAAVLLDGEARGAAGLSNPAFGRLREPMVRFVQWGRTFGLRSAQGSWKLGDLSDPASRLGQSPLRSPSVFNFFRPGYVPPSTAIATAGQVAPEFQIVTETSVGGYLNFMQNAIRNGLFVNAPDLPQNASNANNGFDIACTYASLLPLVADATALVRKAALLLSAGQVPAATQARIAGALAATPVTATSTAAVQLNRVAAAVLLVMACPAYLVQK, encoded by the coding sequence ATGAGCCCCAGCACCCCCACGGTCCTTCCCGGCGATGCGCCGTCGCCTCCGTCCGAATCCGCGCCCCCTGCGGCCACCGCCACCGGCGGCGCGCATGCGGCCGGCACGGCCGCCGCCCTCGCCGCGGCCCTGCTGGCGGCCTGCGGCGGCGGGGGTGGCGATGCGGCCCCTGCCGCCACGCCGGGCACGGGCGGCGGCAGCGGAACGGGCACGGGGGCCGGCACCGGCACGGGAGGCGGCACGGACACCGCCCCGATCACCGAGGAAGAGGCCGCCCGCTTCCTGCTGCAGGCGCAGTTCTCCGCCACCGACGAGGAGATCGCCGCGGTGCGCGCCAGGGGCCATGCGGCATGGCTGGCCGAGCAGTTCGCCCAGCCCGTGGGCACCACCGGCACGGAGTGGCTGGCCCGGCGCGGCTACGGCGTGGCCAACGCGGACTCGCGCTTCCACAACGCGTCGTACCCGGCCGATCACATGCTCTGGAGCCAGCTCTTCACGGAGCGCGATGCGGTGCGCAAGCGCGTGGCGCTGGCGCTCTCGGAGATCCTGGTCGTTTCCACCAACGGGCTGGACCAGCCGTGGCCCGCGTTCCTCGCCGCGGGCTACTGGGACGTGCTCAACCAGCATGCGCTCGGCAACTTCCGCGCGCTGCTGGAGGCCGTGACGCTCAACCCCGCGATGGGCGTGTACCTCAACACGCGCGGCAACCAGAAGGAAGACGCGCGCACCGGCCGCCAGCCCGACGAGAACTATGCGCGCGAGGTGATGCAGCTCTTCACCCTGGGCCTCTACCGGCTCAACGCCGACGGCACCGAGCAGCGCGACGGCAGCGGCAACCGCACCGAGACCTACGGCCCCTCCGACGTGAGCAACCTGGCGCGCGTGTTCACGGGCTACGACTACGACCGCAGCCAGAACCAGTCCTTCACCGTGGGCACGAGCACCGTGCCGGGCCCGCAGCAGGCGCGGCTGCCGATGGTGCTCACGGCCAGCCGGCATTCCGCGCTGGCGGCCACCTTCCTGGGCACGACCATCGCGGCCGGCACCGCGGGCGACGCCGCCCTGAAGACCGCGCTGGACACGCTCTTCAACCACCCCAACGTGGGGCCCTTCATCGGCCGGCAGCTCATCCAGCGGCTGGTGACCAGCAACCCCAGCCCGGCCTACGTGGGCCGCGTGGCCGCCGCCTTCGCGGACAACGGCAGCGGCGTGCGCGGCGACCTGCGCGCGGTGGTCGCGGCCGTGCTGCTGGATGGCGAGGCGCGCGGCGCCGCGGGCCTCTCGAACCCCGCGTTCGGCCGGCTGCGCGAGCCGATGGTGCGCTTCGTGCAGTGGGGCCGCACCTTCGGGCTGCGCTCGGCCCAGGGGAGCTGGAAGCTCGGCGACCTGAGCGATCCGGCCTCGCGCCTGGGCCAGAGCCCGCTGCGCTCGCCCTCGGTGTTCAACTTCTTCCGCCCCGGCTACGTGCCGCCCTCCACCGCCATCGCGACGGCGGGCCAGGTGGCGCCGGAGTTCCAGATCGTCACCGAGACCAGCGTGGGCGGCTACCTGAACTTCATGCAGAACGCGATCCGCAACGGCCTGTTCGTGAACGCGCCCGACCTGCCGCAGAACGCCAGCAACGCCAACAACGGCTTCGACATCGCCTGCACTTACGCCAGCCTGCTGCCGCTGGTGGCCGACGCCACGGCGCTCGTGCGCAAGGCCGCGCTGCTGCTCTCGGCCGGCCAGGTGCCCGCGGCCACGCAGGCGCGCATCGCCGGCGCGCTGGCCGCCACGCCCGTCACCGCCACCAGCACGGCGGCGGTGCAGCTCAACCGCGTCGCCGCGGCGGTGCTGCTGGTGATGGCCTGCCCCGCCTACCTCGTGCAGAAATAA
- a CDS encoding RHS repeat-associated core domain-containing protein, giving the protein MGWREIARFFGRKAQGGGVLMALLFMLSPVPVPAQAEMQPVLEWASTPACRGADPAQVAACAIRNSSSSAAEMDWNCVLLNENIDNNHYYCYASRGGGTWGSATRLGEFCPENSVASASGTGCDCKPGFEEADDPMTPETTPQMCRLVAPPVSMPVAAPNAPAMCLRDGLVGGNPIQFGLGKKVQSEVDYVQENSGLLSFVRYYDSAMDALDPVFGLRTDNSSLGRWRHSFQATMQIRQQYAFVLFPEGSIKYFKVRMNQNVWPDANGSGDAIERVGWNYVYRRAQEGDAWVFSQEGWLIEYRDRSGPVLSFSHNTSGYVLAAWDRYGQALQFSYNYDGRMTSLTTPGGQRIDYTYDGAGRLAQVTYPDGTTKGYLYEDPSRPRLLTGIRDENGVRFATFGYDPQGRAVRTEHAGGVLRYSADYAIAADGQIGGAAVTDPLGTLRHYTFTGRNGELGVAGASLPSGTGQPDAASREQTAEGLTQSETDFLGRRTTTTWDSARRLPLTVTEAVGTPEQRTTTTEWHAQWRLPVRITEAGRETAITYDSAGRPLSTTVTDTTVSPAQSRTSQWTYHADGRVASATDPGGATSTYQYDSLGNLTEATDPLGRRSTYTHDAAGRVLTATGPSGIVASYQYDLRGRLLSATRAGLTHSYTWRPSGQLASVALPGGYSASYRYDAAQRLVGWSDNRGASGSYTLDAMGNRVAESVQDAQGTRALQIARTLNALNRPDAESVGALQSTRYGYDANGEPVSQTRTVGGLDRTTHWGLDALRRVQRITDAQNASATLAHDARDAVVQATDFNGVATGYTRDALGNALQEITPDGGPVATTYDALGLPQAITDALGRASSIARDPLGRPTQIVSSSTATGAGTSSRTTVLRYDLPGPDYNAEGAPLASVGHLSEIQDPEVTTRYQRDLQGRIVRKTEILANGDTRTLGYRYAEAGSAGAGQIAAITYPSGRQLQYQYDATGQPTGLTWNGQPLLSGLAWNPLGQPTAWQWSGLGPAQSEQRSYTTAGPLAASRLLPELAWDGAGRVTRIQQRHALPGTGNTAQEAVLTSVFTYDGVGRLTASAHSAPAGLALPLGWGLGDTLGATASGYAWDANGNRTQMHHTSATGAGSDTLERLYTLAAGSNRLQGYVETFTPAGSAVQVTPVAYSQDAAGALTRKGDTFLHYGVDGRIAKAGANADASNALAVSYTTNALGQRVFKRDTRLSGSSNTPAITQQTVYAEDGIGSTVLGQYGNARSSDSAAPAGEMDSTEVIWLPTATGPLPVAAQINGRLYAIDADHLNTPRRLTNAQGQVVWQWLITGFGEANPTTGATGYAQSGDTGIRSYGEAVRFDLRYPGQVWDEETGLNYNLHRYYDAGSGRYIQADPIGLEGGWNRFGYVGADPLNFADDDGLQRRSAVPPVSYAQNLLNAQGVNLTSQIRQYQPNYAPMYVSAPGQGFTAANIGQLQGILQSLQNGNACSSITNTPANGARFINGVQIIDRSTGNSLQGTVDLQPTLDRIATGGRFPHRNDGSIFGNKEGLLPQQSRGYYTEYVHPTPGFSGPGPQRIVTGQGGEVFYTPNHYRTFIQVRP; this is encoded by the coding sequence ATGGGGTGGAGAGAGATCGCGCGTTTTTTCGGGCGCAAGGCGCAAGGTGGTGGCGTGCTGATGGCGCTGCTGTTCATGCTGAGCCCGGTGCCGGTGCCGGCGCAGGCGGAGATGCAGCCGGTCCTGGAGTGGGCGTCGACACCGGCGTGCCGGGGGGCCGATCCGGCGCAGGTGGCGGCGTGCGCCATCAGGAACTCCAGTTCTTCCGCGGCCGAGATGGATTGGAACTGCGTTCTGCTCAACGAGAACATCGACAACAACCACTACTACTGCTACGCCTCCCGCGGAGGCGGTACCTGGGGGTCCGCCACCCGGCTCGGCGAGTTCTGCCCGGAGAACAGTGTGGCCTCCGCGTCCGGCACCGGCTGCGACTGCAAGCCGGGCTTCGAGGAAGCCGACGACCCGATGACGCCGGAGACCACACCGCAGATGTGCCGGCTGGTCGCCCCGCCGGTCTCCATGCCGGTGGCGGCACCGAATGCGCCCGCGATGTGCCTGCGCGACGGCCTGGTCGGCGGCAACCCGATCCAGTTCGGGCTCGGCAAGAAGGTCCAGAGCGAAGTGGACTACGTGCAGGAGAACTCGGGCCTGCTCTCGTTCGTGCGGTATTACGACAGCGCCATGGACGCGCTGGACCCGGTCTTCGGCCTGCGTACCGACAACAGCTCGCTCGGGCGGTGGCGGCACAGCTTCCAGGCGACGATGCAGATCCGCCAGCAGTACGCCTTCGTGCTCTTTCCCGAAGGGAGCATCAAGTACTTCAAGGTGCGGATGAACCAGAACGTCTGGCCCGACGCGAACGGTTCGGGCGATGCCATCGAGCGCGTGGGCTGGAACTACGTCTACCGGCGCGCGCAGGAAGGCGATGCCTGGGTGTTCTCGCAGGAAGGCTGGCTCATCGAATACCGCGACCGGTCCGGCCCCGTGCTCTCCTTCAGCCACAACACCTCGGGCTACGTGCTGGCGGCCTGGGACCGGTACGGGCAGGCCCTGCAGTTCAGCTACAACTACGACGGCCGGATGACCTCGCTGACCACCCCCGGGGGCCAGCGCATCGACTACACCTATGACGGCGCCGGCCGCCTCGCGCAGGTGACCTACCCGGACGGCACCACCAAAGGCTATCTCTACGAAGACCCGTCGCGGCCGCGGCTGCTGACGGGCATCCGGGACGAGAACGGCGTGCGCTTCGCCACCTTCGGCTACGACCCGCAGGGGCGCGCGGTGCGCACCGAGCATGCCGGCGGCGTGCTGCGCTACAGCGCCGACTACGCCATCGCGGCCGATGGGCAGATCGGCGGCGCGGCGGTGACCGACCCGCTGGGCACCCTGCGCCACTACACCTTCACCGGCCGCAACGGCGAGCTGGGCGTCGCGGGGGCGAGCCTGCCCTCCGGCACGGGGCAGCCCGACGCGGCCAGCCGCGAGCAGACCGCGGAGGGCCTCACCCAGTCGGAAACCGACTTCCTGGGCCGCCGGACCACCACCACCTGGGACAGCGCGCGGCGCCTGCCGCTCACCGTGACCGAGGCGGTGGGCACGCCCGAGCAGCGCACCACCACCACCGAATGGCATGCCCAGTGGCGGCTGCCCGTGCGCATCACCGAAGCCGGACGCGAAACCGCCATCACCTACGACAGCGCGGGCCGGCCGCTCAGCACCACGGTCACCGACACTACGGTGAGCCCGGCGCAAAGCCGCACCTCTCAGTGGACCTACCATGCCGATGGCCGCGTGGCCAGCGCCACGGATCCGGGCGGCGCCACATCCACCTACCAGTACGACAGCCTGGGCAATCTCACCGAGGCCACCGACCCGCTGGGCCGGCGCAGCACCTACACCCACGACGCGGCCGGCCGCGTGCTCACCGCGACCGGGCCGAGCGGCATCGTGGCCAGCTACCAATACGACCTGCGCGGCCGGCTGCTGAGCGCCACCCGCGCGGGCCTCACGCACAGCTATACCTGGCGCCCGAGCGGCCAACTCGCGAGCGTGGCGCTGCCCGGCGGCTACAGCGCCAGCTACCGGTACGACGCGGCGCAGCGCCTCGTCGGCTGGAGCGACAACCGCGGCGCCAGCGGCAGCTACACGCTCGACGCCATGGGCAACCGCGTGGCCGAGAGCGTGCAGGATGCACAGGGCACCCGGGCCCTGCAGATCGCGCGCACCCTCAACGCGCTCAACCGCCCGGACGCCGAGTCCGTGGGCGCATTGCAGTCCACCCGCTACGGCTACGACGCCAATGGAGAGCCCGTGAGCCAGACCCGCACGGTGGGCGGCCTCGACCGGACCACCCACTGGGGCCTGGACGCACTGCGGCGCGTGCAGCGCATCACCGACGCGCAGAACGCGAGCGCCACGCTGGCCCACGACGCGCGGGACGCGGTGGTGCAGGCCACGGACTTCAACGGGGTGGCGACGGGCTACACGCGCGATGCGCTGGGCAACGCGCTGCAGGAGATCACCCCCGATGGCGGCCCGGTCGCCACCACCTACGACGCGCTGGGCCTGCCGCAGGCCATCACCGACGCGCTGGGCCGCGCGAGCAGCATCGCGCGCGACCCCCTGGGCCGGCCCACGCAGATCGTGAGCAGCAGCACAGCAACCGGTGCCGGTACCAGCAGCCGCACCACGGTGCTGCGCTACGACCTGCCCGGGCCCGACTACAACGCCGAGGGCGCGCCATTGGCGAGCGTGGGGCATTTGAGCGAGATCCAGGACCCGGAGGTCACCACGCGCTACCAGCGCGACCTGCAGGGCCGCATCGTGCGCAAGACGGAAATCCTGGCGAACGGCGACACCCGCACGCTGGGCTACCGCTACGCAGAGGCGGGCAGCGCGGGGGCCGGGCAGATCGCGGCCATCACCTACCCGAGCGGCCGGCAACTGCAGTACCAGTACGACGCGACGGGCCAGCCCACGGGACTCACCTGGAACGGCCAGCCGCTGCTCTCGGGCCTCGCCTGGAACCCGCTGGGCCAGCCCACGGCATGGCAGTGGAGCGGGCTGGGCCCGGCCCAGAGCGAGCAGCGCAGCTACACCACGGCCGGCCCACTGGCCGCAAGCCGGCTGCTGCCCGAACTCGCCTGGGACGGCGCGGGGCGCGTGACCCGCATCCAGCAACGGCACGCCCTGCCGGGCACGGGCAACACGGCCCAGGAGGCCGTGCTCACCAGCGTGTTCACCTACGACGGCGTGGGCCGCCTCACGGCGAGCGCGCACAGCGCCCCGGCGGGCCTGGCGCTGCCCCTGGGCTGGGGCCTGGGCGACACGCTGGGCGCGACGGCGAGCGGCTACGCGTGGGATGCGAACGGCAACCGCACCCAGATGCACCACACGAGCGCGACGGGGGCGGGCAGCGACACGCTGGAGCGCCTCTACACGCTGGCGGCGGGCAGCAACCGGCTGCAGGGGTATGTGGAAACCTTCACGCCGGCAGGCAGCGCGGTCCAGGTCACCCCGGTGGCGTACAGCCAGGATGCGGCGGGCGCGCTCACCAGGAAGGGCGACACGTTCCTGCACTACGGCGTGGATGGGCGCATCGCGAAGGCAGGCGCGAACGCCGACGCATCGAATGCACTGGCGGTGAGCTACACGACCAATGCACTGGGCCAGCGGGTGTTCAAGCGCGACACGCGCCTCTCCGGCAGCAGCAACACCCCCGCCATCACGCAGCAGACGGTGTACGCGGAAGACGGCATCGGCAGCACGGTGCTGGGCCAGTACGGCAACGCCAGGAGCAGCGACAGCGCGGCACCGGCCGGCGAGATGGACAGCACCGAGGTGATCTGGCTGCCCACGGCCACGGGCCCGCTGCCGGTGGCCGCGCAGATCAATGGCCGGCTGTATGCCATCGATGCGGACCACCTGAACACGCCGCGGCGGCTGACGAACGCGCAGGGGCAGGTGGTGTGGCAGTGGCTGATCACGGGCTTCGGCGAGGCCAACCCGACGACCGGGGCGACGGGCTATGCGCAAAGCGGCGACACAGGCATCCGCAGCTACGGGGAAGCGGTGCGTTTCGACCTGCGGTATCCGGGGCAGGTGTGGGACGAGGAGACGGGGCTGAACTACAACCTGCACCGGTACTACGACGCGGGGAGCGGACGGTACATCCAGGCGGACCCGATCGGGCTGGAGGGTGGGTGGAACCGGTTCGGGTACGTGGGGGCGGATCCGCTGAACTTTGCGGACGATGACGGTTTGCAGCGGCGCTCTGCCGTGCCGCCTGTCAGCTATGCGCAAAATCTGCTCAATGCGCAGGGCGTTAATCTGACAAGCCAGATTCGGCAATATCAGCCTAACTATGCGCCGATGTATGTCTCGGCTCCTGGGCAGGGATTTACTGCAGCGAATATTGGGCAACTCCAGGGGATACTGCAAAGTCTTCAGAATGGTAATGCATGCTCAAGCATTACCAATACTCCAGCAAACGGAGCACGATTTATCAATGGTGTTCAAATTATTGATCGCTCAACAGGTAATTCATTACAAGGCACGGTTGATCTTCAGCCTACACTCGACCGAATTGCTACGGGAGGGCGTTTTCCACATCGAAATGATGGCTCTATTTTTGGTAATAAAGAAGGGTTGTTGCCGCAGCAGTCCAGAGGATATTACACGGAGTATGTTCATCCCACGCCTGGATTTAGCGGTCCAGGTCCGCAGCGCATTGTGACAGGGCAAGGTGGAGAGGTTTTTTATACTCCAAATCATTATCGTACATTTATTCAGGTGAGGCCATGA
- a CDS encoding barstar family protein, with protein sequence MNSNENKGGNFEYRDFGGLESTENRLVIKISSGINSKSELLTALAKAIRFPEYFGENWDALEDCLRDLSWIKERELIIYHGDLPLWNIPNECRVYLEILQCILDDWNSKANSVEFSTDATYVDHEIRVVFPSCIADVVDNFLEGKYQ encoded by the coding sequence ATGAATTCCAATGAAAATAAAGGCGGAAATTTTGAATACAGGGATTTTGGGGGGCTTGAATCAACAGAAAATAGACTTGTTATTAAAATTTCTTCTGGAATAAATTCCAAATCTGAACTTTTGACTGCATTGGCTAAGGCGATTAGATTCCCAGAGTATTTTGGAGAAAACTGGGATGCACTAGAAGATTGCTTGCGCGACTTAAGTTGGATTAAAGAAAGGGAGTTGATTATTTACCATGGCGATCTTCCCTTGTGGAATATTCCTAATGAATGTCGTGTATACCTGGAGATACTTCAATGTATCCTTGATGATTGGAATTCGAAGGCTAATTCGGTAGAGTTTTCCACAGATGCCACATATGTTGATCATGAAATTCGAGTTGTATTTCCATCTTGCATAGCTGACGTTGTAGATAATTTTCTTGAAGGCAAATATCAATAA
- a CDS encoding RHS repeat-associated core domain-containing protein, with the protein METFTPAGSAAQVTPVAYSQDAAGALTRKGDTFLHYGVDGRIAKAGANADASNALAVSYTTNALGQRVFKRDTRLSGSSNTPAITQQTVYAEDGIGSTVLGQYGNARSSDSAAPAGEMDSTEVIWLPTATGPLPVAAQINGRLYAIDADHLNTPRRLTNAQGQAVWQWLITGFGEANPTTGATGYAQSGEAGIRSYVEAVRFDLRYPGQVWDEETGLNYNLHRYYDAGSGRYIQADPIGLEGGWNRFGYAAGDPLSYSDPNGLQVIPLPLPPIPGIANPSADAQRTLADRLTRVFRDDDQKTYQTYTRYNPLTGQCYSGRTSGTDTPENNVRNRGYGQPLLTAEGFLPPVLDRSSSNRSAIRGREQQLIELNGGAQSSGGSSRNLINGISPWNPRGVFVYIPAANDEFGAPVPAVQCTCQ; encoded by the coding sequence GTGGAGACCTTCACGCCGGCAGGCAGCGCGGCCCAGGTCACCCCGGTGGCGTACAGCCAGGATGCGGCGGGCGCGCTCACCAGGAAGGGCGACACGTTCCTGCACTACGGCGTGGATGGGCGCATCGCGAAGGCAGGCGCGAACGCCGACGCATCGAATGCACTGGCGGTGAGCTACACGACCAATGCACTGGGCCAGCGGGTGTTCAAGCGCGACACGCGCCTCTCCGGCAGCAGCAACACCCCCGCCATCACGCAGCAGACGGTGTACGCGGAAGACGGCATCGGCAGCACGGTGCTGGGCCAGTACGGCAACGCCAGGAGCAGCGACAGCGCGGCACCGGCCGGCGAGATGGACAGCACCGAGGTGATCTGGCTGCCCACGGCCACGGGCCCGCTGCCGGTGGCCGCGCAGATCAATGGCCGGCTGTACGCCATCGATGCGGACCACCTGAACACGCCGCGGCGGCTGACGAACGCGCAGGGGCAGGCGGTGTGGCAGTGGCTCATCACCGGGTTCGGTGAAGCGAACCCGACGACCGGTGCGACGGGCTACGCGCAGAGCGGAGAGGCCGGCATCCGCAGCTACGTAGAAGCGGTGCGGTTCGACCTGCGGTATCCGGGGCAGGTGTGGGACGAGGAGACGGGGCTGAACTACAACCTGCACCGGTACTACGACGCGGGGAGCGGACGGTACATCCAGGCGGACCCGATCGGGCTGGAGGGTGGGTGGAACCGGTTCGGGTATGCAGCCGGCGATCCACTCAGCTATTCCGATCCCAACGGCTTGCAGGTGATTCCCTTACCGTTACCGCCCATCCCTGGGATAGCCAACCCATCGGCAGATGCACAGCGTACCTTGGCGGACCGGCTGACCCGGGTTTTTAGGGACGATGACCAGAAGACCTATCAAACCTACACCCGCTACAACCCGCTGACGGGTCAGTGCTACTCGGGGCGGACGTCTGGAACCGATACTCCTGAAAACAATGTGAGGAACCGAGGTTATGGACAGCCCTTGCTGACTGCTGAAGGGTTTTTGCCCCCTGTGTTGGATAGGTCGTCTTCCAATAGAAGTGCCATTCGTGGACGTGAACAGCAGCTTATTGAATTGAATGGCGGGGCTCAGAGTAGCGGCGGTAGCTCTAGGAATTTGATCAACGGTATTAGTCCCTGGAACCCGCGCGGAGTATTTGTTTATATACCCGCTGCGAATGATGAGTTTGGCGCACCAGTGCCGGCAGTGCAGTGCACATGCCAATAA